From the Chionomys nivalis chromosome 18, mChiNiv1.1, whole genome shotgun sequence genome, the window TCCAATGGGCTTTTCAGTTTTGCCAGTCTTCTTTTAAGCACAAACATAAAGATCAAGCTCACCCTATTATTTAGAAACAACGCTGAAACTAAAACCTAATCTCTGTCTCATAGCTTATCAAGCTCCTCCCTACCTCACCAGCCTTTTAATTCAAGAACCTTCCCCACCCACCCTAAACAGCCTATATCCATCAGAGCCTTCTGCAGTTTGCCATCCTGATGCTCCAGTTTTCTCTATGGAGAACCCACCTTCTGCTGTCGCTAGCTCAGTGCATAAGTACTGGCCTAACCACATCAAAAttctctagctttctttcttgaAATTGCACGGTGGATGCTACTTAAGAGCAACTGGATCAAATTTATAAGAAGGGGACCTAAAAGGATGCCATCTTAAGAGCTGTCCTCAGGGATCTGTGATGTAAGAATATTTCCTGGTTAATTCTGAGCTTTCAGTTTCAAAAGTACCACCCCCAAGGAAGGCTAGAATTAAATATGGTCCCACTACAGAGTTTCATGGCAAccgtttattttttttaaacagaatacACCATGTTAACGAAATATCTATGAAACCCTGTAGTATCTATCTACATCTGCCAAGTAACTTATATGCTTTTGAGACAGATGATTGCTAAGTATctcaggatggcctggaattcaatatgtagcttaAGCTAGACTCAAAGCAACTACCCTCCTGCCTCTCTGgctccaagtgttgggactacTGGCTTCCAACACCATGTTTGGCTAAAACATTACTTGTCAAGACTAGTAAGTTTAGAGGTGTGAAAgtccatacctgtaatcccaggactcagaggtgaaggcaggaagagcaCATCACATCAGAAGCCAACCTAATCTCAAGTGAGGTCCCAGCCAACCAGGGCCACAGCACAGACACTTGCAGGAAAGTAGACTCAATGCCTGTATTAGTACACATCAGCTGCAGAGCCCCACTGCAGCACGGTGCAGGAGCCGTAACTGCCTCCCCTAAGACTATCCCTAAGGCATGTACCATTCTCCCCCGAGTCTAAGAATTTTAATTATGAGTTTGACTCACCTTCTGGAGCTTTTTAAAGGATGATGCCTTCATGTTTTCTGACAGTTTGACTGAAAAATACTATTAATTTTATTAAGGAACAAATAAGaaagttgtaaaaaaaataataaacttttgagtttaagcattttaaaaagaatgcctGGCtataagaaatcaagaaatttcCAAGAGgaaatgatattttctttaaaaaccataATCAGTACCTCCCAATTCTATCATGATAGTCCAGTTGCACCATCATCTGTAAAGCAGCAGCAGAGCAAATACAATCCTGCGGCTTGTATCCAAATGGCCTCCATTCCCAGAACTTTCCATAAAGTTCTGCCCTTGGCTCATCATCTAAATATGGGTGAAGGCGTTCTCTCCTACAGATCCTCCTTATGGTCCACCTGTAGCATTGCTATCTACTAAATGAAGCAATGAGTTTGCTTTAGTTGATACTTACctggctggggaggggagggacaatAATTCCTGGATGAGATCACTGGCTCAGCCCATTAGAAAGGATACAAAATCTCTAAGTTGTCCAAATATCTCATCCACTTTCCCaatctgttctttgttttctaaaaacaCAGGAGCGTTGAAGTACGGCACCTTGTTCTCctctgtggtacatttacaaacgATGTCATCTTCACAGGGATGCATGAACTCGCCTAACACTGCAAAGGAAACAGACATGGGCCCATTTCTGACACGGACCAACTTGCTGACCACTAGGTCTTTTCCCACATCTCCCCTCCAAGGCAGAGCTTGGTTATCAGCACCGTGGTCCTAAGTTAGCACACCATTACTGGGGGACCTCTTAGAGACTCCCCTTCTCTCTGTGCCCTTGTACATGAAGCTAGTCATATCTCACTGCAGCCACGCCTAATACATGGTTAACCGGAACAAATGAAGTGCTTAGAACAGTGCCTGGACACGGAGATCACCCAACCTAAGTCAGTCACCCTGCCATGGTTTCACAATGAAAACCGTTTAGTCCACTGactattctttcttttccccaaCCTATAAACATGAatcagcctgctttttttctttttttgattgttCTCTTCTTCCTTAGAACTCATTATTTTTACCACTTGATTATCCTTTTCAGGAATTACAAAATAAGTACCAGCCGGGCgatggcggcgcacgcctttaatcccagcactcgggaggcagaggcaggcggatctctgtgagttcgagaccagcccggtctacaagagctagttacaggcaggacaggctccaaaaccacagagaaaccctgttcgaaaaaccaaaaaaaaaaaaaaaaagtaccattgTTTCTATAACCTAGAGTTAAACACTGTATTTACAAAAATCACTCCCCATCCTTAACAACTAGAACCCTTCACTCCCGGTATCAGCCAAGTTCTACTCATTATGTTTCCTTTGAAACTTCTTTTCCATCCACCAGATGTACGGCCTGCAGGTCTGCTATGAAGAGCTATGAACTTGGCCCATCACAAAATAGTACACTCACTTAAAACACGATTTTGCAGGGTTGTGCAAGGgagtttgtgtgtgagagtgtgtgtgtgtgtgtgtgtgtgtgctaatcaGGCTGCATGTTTCTGGGGTGTGAACTTCACCGATGACACTGCCATGCAGAAATGTCAAAAGGTTGGCCACGTCTCCTACCCTTCCACTTTTTCTTCATGTCACCTTACTGAACATAAGGCTGCCAGTATCTCCTCTATGGCTTACTACAACAATGACTTTTAGCCATTCTGTCCAGCAAACCAATCACACATACAGATccaccccctctcctcttcccaagaCTTCCATCCCACCTCCCGGATAATTATTCAAAATTACCTAGTTAGGCATTTTTCTTGCCTTCTCCAAAGCAAATTTCCCTGGCTTTTTGGTAACGAACAGCGCGGACTAGGGAGGCTAAAACCCTGGCTTTGGATTTCAATTGTATCACTAGGGATCACAGCAAAGAAACTTAATCCCAAACTATTTGATCTTTTAGAACGGGTTATCCACTCAATAATGTCTAATTCTCATGTTTTCAGTCCAAACTCAAGTTCACCACCACACTACTTCAGTTCTCATGATCGCTTCCTCACAGCTCCGATAGGATGCTAAGTCAGTGTGCCCTTTCGGAGACTACCATCAAACTTGCTAGTCACATAAACCCCACGACCCGACTCCACTCCCACTGCAGAGGAGATTAAGCTCTGAAGACGACTTACAGACGACATGTTCTGGAGGTCCTTGATCTTGGAATTTATTAAAGCCTCCACGACCGCCCCCTCGTCCAAACCCTCCTCGGCCGCCGCCTCTGAAATTGCCGCCGCCACCGCCCCCTCGGAAGTGGTTGTTGCTACCGCCGCCGCCACGGTTGAAGCCGCCGCCTCCGCCACCGCGATTAAAGCCTCCgcgacctcctcctcctcctcggaaAGACATGTTCTCTCCggtctggggagagagaaggccCGCTCCCTCTGGTCACTGCGGGCTCCGAGCATTCATCTGGTCCCCGCAGGGTCACTCAGGACCCCAAAGAGAGGACAGCAGAATCGCAGCCCCGTCACCCGCCACACAGCCATTGAGGAACGCGGAGACAGGGGTGTCTTCGCCCCAGCCCCGGGACCCACGCCTCGCCGCCACATCCCCGCCCGCTCCTGCCCACATTCGTCCCCGCAGCACTCACCGCACCACGTGCGTCTCTAACCCAGCCAGGCGCGAGCGCCGAGGACGACTTCCGGCGCGCTCAAACCTCCTCGGCCACCGTAACGGTACTACCTGACCAGAAACGCGAAGACCTGGTCTGCAGGAAGAGCCTGCCACTAGCGGACGCAACGATTCTAACGCCTTCTCTAATACAGTGTACAGCGCCGGAAGAGAAACAATCCTGTCCAACCTCACCCTCCCCAGATCCGCAAAGCCCAGGGAGCGGAAGTGACATAGAATAGCAGCGCCCTCCGTACGCGACGTTTCCGGAAGTGAGGTCTCTCGTTGCCCTTGGAGACAGCGGGGCGTCTGAATGCTTACGGTCTAATAACTGGTGAGGCGTTCTATCCGTCGACTGGCTGATTTGGCTGTAGTTGGTTCCCGTCGTTTCACGGGCTGCGAGAAGATCCCGACCTGACTCAGCTCCGCAGAGGGTGGCTGCATCTCAGTTTGAGCGGAGCTCCGCCCTGATCCGGCCGGGGCACGTCACATCCTGCCACCGCCAAATGAGATCTTTGAAGTTTCTtaccctccccccgccccccgccaacCTATGTAACTCTGTGCTATATTATGTTTTGTCTTGTTATTattaaaatagtattaaaatattattaaataaatataaagaagtaTATACCAGCCACACATATAAAAAGAATctggaaaatgtcttttaaattcaGATGTTATagctccatatatatatatatatagatagatagatagatagatagatagatagatagatagatagatacatcaTAGAAAAGTCGAGTTATTTGTATCTTTCATTTTGACATTGTCATCTAACATTAAGTTCATGTTTGTGTCTCCATTTGATGTCCACTGCTGTGTGCAACTCAGTATGATAAAACTATTGTACGTGTACAAGGTCGTCAGGAACACTTGGGGCAGCTGGCCATTTTTCACAGAAGAACTGACATTCAGAGTAGAGAAGAAACCTCCCTAGCTAGTGAGGAGAACAACTAAAACCTCAAATTCTCATGACGctatcctttcccttctccctttttttttaaaaaaaaattatttttatcttatgtgcattggtgttttgcctgcatgtatgtctgtgtgaggctgtcaggtcgcctagaattggagttagagaaaattgtgagctgccatgtgggtgctggtaattgaaccagggtcctctggaagtgcagtcagtgctcttaactgctgaaccttctgtccagccccacccctcccttctttctccaaaaTGTAGATCCTTCCAATACCCCCATTTGTCCTCATCAGACTCTTGGTTTCCAGTGCCTGAGCTCCAGACCTGTAAGCACACTTTTCTCACAGCGCCACCCCTACCCCATCCCAGGCTTGTTGTTTCTTACCAAAGGTGCTGGGTTCCTATTGATTTCTTATAACTTTGTATTGCCCTTAGCTGAGGACAGGCCTTTTGACATTGTCACTTATTTTATCCCTGTCCCAAATCACTCGATATAATCTATAAGAACTCAAACGTCCAACATCACAGCAGACATCTCATTCTGAGCGTGCTTGTTACCCCAGATTAAGTGAATACATGCAGACTTAACTTCTTCCATCGGTGCTGCTTTTGATGATACAGTGAAGCTTGGACAACAGCTGTCTTGTACACTCTCGTTCCCAtcaagttccttggtagaattttttggatcacttatatatactatgatatcatcagcaaatagagttTGATTTctacttttctgatttgtatccccctgatctccttttgttgtcttattgctctagctaggacctcaagaactacattgaatagatatggagagagtggacaaccttgtcttgttcctgattttagtgggatcgctgtgaatttctctccatttagtttgatgttggctgttggcttgctgtatgttacctctattatgtttaggtatgttccttgtatccctgctctctccaagatctttatcatgaaggggtgttgtattttgttgaaagctttttcagcatctaatgatcatgtggcttttatttttcagtttatttatatggtggattatgttgatagatttttttaaaatatttattatgtatacaatattctgtctgttgaaccatccctgtatctctgggatgaagccaaatTGATCATGgcggatgatggttctgatgtgttcttggatttaatttgcaagtattttattgcttattttttgcatcaatgttaatgagtgagattggtctgtaattctctttcttagatttctgtgatttgggtatcagggtaattgtagcctcataaaaagtttgacaatgttccttctggttctattgtgtggaataatttgaggagtattggtattagttcttctttgaaaatctagtagaattctgagctgaaacaaTCTCGTCCTgggctttttattattattattatctttactaCCAAAGCAGACTTGAAAAAATCCACACTCATCCTTCAATTCACCctctcatcttttctttattacttccctgCTTGCCAATCTTCcggagggcatccctcagagtgTCCCTAGTTCCTGATCTCAGCGGTGCCTCCTGTGGCCAGCCACGGCTCAGAcacacctgcccctcccccacatacacaacaCAGAAAAGGGAGTAC encodes:
- the Gar1 gene encoding H/ACA ribonucleoprotein complex subunit 1, which translates into the protein MSFRGGGGGRGGFNRGGGGGGFNRGGGGSNNHFRGGGGGGNFRGGGRGGFGRGGGRGGFNKFQDQGPPEHVVLLGEFMHPCEDDIVCKCTTEENKVPYFNAPVFLENKEQIGKVDEIFGQLRDFYFSVKLSENMKASSFKKLQKFYIDPYKLLPLQRFLPRPPGEKGPPRGGGGGGRGGRGGGRGGGGRGGGRGGGFRGGRGGGFRGGRGGGGFRGRGH